In the genome of Raphanus sativus cultivar WK10039 chromosome 4, ASM80110v3, whole genome shotgun sequence, one region contains:
- the LOC108850253 gene encoding E3 ubiquitin-protein ligase ATL31-like yields the protein MKSFLPLTSKQTAFPAPVLFLLLAMSELASCQSGQEDPDKPHDYIRSLIVHMVITIAILIPFVFLALYIRHCRETDGSVNHFLGATNATVARGLEPSMIQTFPTFIYSEVKTQRIGNGALECAICLNEFQDDETLRLLPKCDHVFHPHCIGEWLQSHVTCPVCRTNLADQQQTAEPVEPEVIAETDIESQQTVIPELAVESVARVRLPRSHTTGHSMTLPGECTERFTLRLPGDLIKKIMESGKTNRSKSLSALPRSTGKPVSVDRSIDRWDRWLFLRSPPFMWRRWERGIGGSI from the coding sequence ATGAAGAGTTTCTTACCGTTGACCAGTAAGCAAACCGCTTTCCCAGCTCCTGTCCTGTTTCTACTATTAGCCATGTCGGAGCTAGCGTCATGTCAATCCGGACAAGAGGACCCAGATAAGCCGCACGATTACATTCGAAGTCTCATCGTGCATATGGTAATTACGATTGCAATCCTCATTCCCTTCGTGTTCCTCGCCCTCTACATCCGCCACTGCAGGGAGACAGACGGCAGCGTTAACCATTTTCTAGGAGCGACTAACGCGACGGTTGCGCGTGGTCTCGAACCGTCGATGATCCAGACGTTCCCGACTTTCATCTACTCGGAAGTGAAGACACAGAGGATCGGGAACGGTGCGTTGGAGTGTGCCATCTGTCTCAACGAGTTTCAGGACGATGAAACCCTGCGTTTGCTACCAAAATGCGATCACGTGTTCCACCCTCACTGCATCGGCGAATGGCTCCAAAGTCACGTGACTTGTCCCGTTTGCCGCACGAATCTCGCTGACCAGCAGCAGACGGCTGAACCTGTCGAACCGGAAGTAATAGCCGAAACCGATATCGAGTCGCAGCAAACCGTGATTCCTGAACTGGCGGTGGAGAGTGTTGCACGTGTCAGATTACCGAGGTCGCACACGACGGGACATTCGATGACATTACCTGGAGAATGTACCGAGCGGTTTACGCTAAGGTTACCGGGTGATTTAATAAAGAAGATAATGGAGAGTGGGAAAACGAACCGGTCGAAAAGTCTTTCGGCTCTACCGAGGAGTACTGGTAAACCGGTTTCGGTTGACCGATCAATAGATCGATGGGACCGGTGGTTATTCCTCAGATCACCGCCGTTTATGTGGCGGAGATGGGAGCGAGGAATTGGTGGTAGCATTTAA
- the LOC108849850 gene encoding signal peptidase complex subunit 3B, translating to MHSFGYRANALLTFALTILAFMCAIASFSDNFSNQTPSAQIQILNINWFQEEPHGNDEVSLTLNITADLQSLFTWNTKQVFAFVAAEYKTSKNSLNQVSLWDAIIPEKEHAKFWIQISNKYPFIDKGHNLRGKDFNLTLHWHVMPKTGKMLADKIVMSGYRLPDAYR from the exons ATGCATTCTTTTGGGTACAGAGCGAATGCTCTGCTCACGTTCGCTTTAACGATACTTGCCTTCATGTGCGCCATCGCGTCCTTCTCAGATAATTTCAGTAACCAAACTCCTTCTGCTCAAATCCAG ATATTGAATATCAATTGGTTTCAGGAGGAACCTCATGGTAATGATGAG GTCAGCTTGACACTGAACATAACAGCGGACTTGCAGTCACTCTTTACTTGGAACACAAAGCAG GTATTCGCTTTTGTTGCAGCAGAGTATAAAACCTCGAAGAATTCTCTTAATCAG GTTTCTTTATGGGACGCCATAATACCCGAGAAAGAGCATGCCAAGTTCTGGATTCAAATCTCAAATAAGTACCCTTTCATCGATAAG GGACACAACCTCCGAGGGAAGGACTTCAACTTGACACTGCACTGGCATGTCATGCCCAAGACCGGCAAGATGTTAGCTGACAAAATAGTCATGTCTGGTTATCGTTTACCCGATGCATACAGATGA
- the LOC108855093 gene encoding E3 ubiquitin-protein ligase ATL31, whose amino-acid sequence MKSFLPLTRKQYTFPALVMFLLLAWSELASSQPGQEDASNPYAYGGRLSPAMAGFVVALVAMLFFVGFFTVYIRHCTHAVDDSVDSRVGARRATNATVALGLDASMLETFPTFVYSEVKTQKIGKDALECAICLNEFQDDETLRLLPKCDHVFHPHCIGAWLQGHVTCPVCRTNLADQQQKRTEPVEPEVITETDIESQLTVIPEPEVESVARVKFSRSHTTGHSLVLPGECTERFTLRLPDDLRKKIMMKGKMNRSKSLLVLPRSGKLAGRSRVKSNQWLFIKTPSFMWRSPDDSSIRLDGTGCIRANAVTSPAGDSVGADRWRFLRSMSFWWRSTPVPSPRVEVNKNGEGTSSVQAQHTDTNGLSLTSDSVKLPV is encoded by the coding sequence ATGAAGAGTTTTTTACCGTTGACCAGAAAGCAATACACTTTTCCAGCTCTTGTCATGTTTCTACTATTAGCCTGGTCGGAGCTTGCGTCGAGTCAGCCCGGACAAGAAGACGCAAGTAACCCGTACGCCTACGGCGGCAGGCTAAGTCCGGCCATGGCTGGGTTCGTTGTGGCTTTAGTCGCCATGCTCTTCTTCGTTGGGTTCTTCACCGTCTACATCCGCCACTGCACGCACGCAGTTGACGACAGCGTTGACTCTAGGGTAGGAGCGAGAAGAGCAACGAACGCGACGGTTGCGCTTGGTCTCGACGCGTCGATGCTCGAGACGTTCCCGACTTTTGTCTACTCGGAAGTAAAGACGCAGAAGATCGGTAAAGATGCGTTGGAGTGTGCGATTTGTCTGAACGAGTTTCAGGACGATGAAACGCTGCGTTTGCTACCTAAATGTGATCACGTGTTCCACCCACACTGCATCGGTGCATGGCTCCAGGGTCACGTGACTTGTCCAGTTTGCCGCACGAATCTCGCTGACCAGCAGCAGAAGAGGACTGAACCTGTCGAACCGGAAGTAATAACCGAAACGGATATCGAGTCGCAGCTAACCGTGATTCCTGAACCGGAAGTGGAGAGTGTTGCGCGTGTCAAATTCTCGAGGTCACACACGACGGGACATTCGCTGGTGTTACCTGGAGAATGTACCGAGCGGTTTACTCTACGGTTACCGGATGATTTAAGAAAGAAGATAATGATGAAAGGTAAAATGAACCGGTCGAAAAGTCTTTTGGTTCTACCGAGGAGTGGTAAATTGGCTGGCCGCTCAAGGGTTaaatcaaaccagtggttgttCATCAAAACACCGTCGTTTATGTGGCGGAGCCCCGATGATAGTTCGATTAGGCTAGATGGTACTGGTTGTATTAGAGCAAATGCAGTAACAAGTCCGGCGGGTGACTCGGTAGGAGCAGACCGGTGGCGTTTTCTTAGAAGCATGTCGTTTTGGTGGAGGAGTACGCCGGTTCCTTCGCCGAGAGTTGAAGTCAATAAGAACGGTGAAGGAACATCGTCTGTTCAAGCTCAACATACCGATACAAATGGTTTAAGTTTAACCAGCGATTCCGTGAAGTTACCGGTTTAG
- the LOC108855091 gene encoding branched-chain-amino-acid aminotransferase-like protein 2 has product MEVIHAWSAPRSLSTSLMYSFAQRDDTEVLDEPLYAAYLKSTGADRPYRDELLSKMECDGEKVVKDIIYGPGNKKYRFCKHISKQRLLGLPSELMSKGKHFILIRNPLNIMPSFEKVHPLSFVELGLGELVSIYSDLCQMGTPPAIVDADELQQDPEGTLRGMCNDLEIPFQASMLKWEAGPLPEDGLWASWWYKTVHKSTGFSSPRNYPHTFPLKHYDLLEQCLPLYNILRRHVKHKSSLLTSTLTPPSLPVPENAKLFAWVGDEIVPREMAKVSVFDSVVQGGDSVWEGLRIYKGKVFKLEEHLDRLFDSAKALAFNNVPTREEVKEAIFRTLITNGMFDNTHIRLSLTRGKKVTSGMSPAFNRYGCTLIVLAEWKPPVYDNDGGIVLVTATTRRNSPNNLDSKIHHNNLLNNILAKIESNNANVDDAIMLDKDGFVSETNATNIFMVKKGRVLTPRADYCLPGITRATVMELVVKENFILEERNISLSEFHTADEVWTTGTMGELSPVVKIDGRVIGEGKVGPVTRKLQSAYKKLTDDSGVPIPTYQKNLEPSCV; this is encoded by the exons ATGGAGGTGATTCACGCATGGTCTGCTCCAAGATCACTCAGCACCTCTCTCATGTACTCCTTTGCCCAG AGAGATGACACTGAAGTGCTGGACGAGCCATTATACGCTGCATATCTTAAATCTACAGGTGCTGATAGGCCATACAGAGATGAGCTTCTCTCTAAGATG GAGTGTGATGGTGAAAAGGTGGTGAAGGACATCATTTATGGTCCAGGAAACAAGAAATATAGGTTCTGTAAG CATATATCGAAACAGCGACTTCTTGGTTTGCCAAGTGAGCTAATGAGCAAAGGGAAGCACTTTATCTTGATACGCAATCCTCTTAACATAATG CCTTCCTTTGAGAAAGTACACCCTTTATCATTTGTTGAACTGGGATTGGGAGAGTTAGTTTCGATATACAGCGATCTCTGTCAGATGGGAACACCACCAGCAATAGTCGACGCAGATGAGCTTCAGCAAGATCCAGAG GGTACATTACGTGGTATGTGCAATGACTTGGAGATACCGTTTCAAGCCTCTATGCTTAA ATGGGAGGCTGGTCCATTGCCAGAAGATGGACTATGGGCTTCATGGTGGTACAAGACTGTTCACAAATCAACAGGGTTCTCGTCTCCAAGGAACTATCCTCAT ACATTCCCTTTGAAGCATTACGATTTGCTGGAGCAATGTTTACCACTATACAACATCCTCAGGCGCCACGTGAAGCACAAGTCATCTCTCTTGACCAGCACCTTAACTCCTCCCAGTCTTCCAGTTCCTGAAAACGCTAAGCTTTTCGCTTGGGTTGGTGATGAGATTGTGCCACGTGAGATGGCGAAG GTTTCTGTTTTTGACTCGGTCGTGCAAGGAGGTGACTCTGTATGGGAAGGTCTTAGGATATACAAAGGGAAAGTATTCAAACTTGAAGAACATCTAGATCG GTTGTTTGATTCAGCAAAGGCTCTGGCTTTCAACAATGTCCCAACCAGGGAGGAGGTAAAAGAAGCCATCTTCAGAACTCTCATAACCAATGGGATGTTTGACAATACACATATAAGACTGTCTCTAACTCGAGGCAAAAAG GTCACCTCTGGAATGAGCCCTGCATTTAACCGTTATGGATGTACTCTGATCG TCCTGGCTGAGTGGAAACCTCCGGTATATGACAACGATGGTGGAATTGTGCTGGTGACTGCAACTACACGCCGCAATTCACCCAAT aatttggattctAAGATTCATCACAACAACCTCCTCAACAACATACTCGCAAAG ATTGAAAGCAACAATGCCAACGTTGATGATGCAATCATGCTTGACAAGGATGGCTTTGTGTCTGAAACCAATGCAACCAACATT TTCATGGTAAAGAAAGGCCGAGTTCTCACTCCCCGTGCAGATTACTGTCTCCCTGGCATCACCCGAGCTACT GTCATGGAACTGGTAGTGAAAGAGAATTTCATCTTAGAAGAACGAAACATCAGCTTGTCGGAGTTCCATACAGCTGATGAG GTATGGACTACAGGAACTATGGGAGAACTTAGCCCG GTTGTGAAAATTGATGGGAGAGTGATCGGTGAAGGAAAAGTAGGACCCGTGACAAGAAAATTGCAAAGTGCTTACAAGAAACTGACGGATGATTCTGGCGTCCCAATACCTACTTACCAAAAGAACCTTGAACCATCATGTGTTTGA
- the LOC108849849 gene encoding F-box/LRR-repeat/kelch-repeat protein At1g09650-like, whose amino-acid sequence MARKTKLRRIESVSVPHHVVELIMERLPVKSLLSFKAVSKQWKSTIESGFFQERQLKHRQQSGDQDVLMVSSTSLRTLVFGSLSSSSSVKIPWGNEDYLVCQSSVDGLLCLYDTDQPGFVVNPTTGWYRPLPLSRLQQLIIGLGDGYYKLEHANFDPGFGKDEFTGTHKPVWLYNSFEIGLENATTCEVFDFQTNSWRYVTPSAPCRILGGLPTPVFVDGSLHWFTECEETKVLSFDLRTETFKVISKAPFASNERRQLNILLCNLNNRLCVSQKKKFDQVIWSFNSFNKTWDKLWSIDINRTRLSFGFPSLCALSPLAIFVEKEKKKKKLLFYDQGDNQTLVIHDPETQSHDVAFSDKSIGYPVCYFPSLISI is encoded by the coding sequence ATGGCTAGGAAGACAAAACTTAGGAGGATAGAATCAGTATCAGTACCCCACCATGTGGTAGAGCTAATCATGGAGAGACTCCCTGTGAAGTCTCTGCTGAGTTTCAAGGCTGTGTCGAAGCAATGGAAATCAACGATCGAGTCCGGGTTCTTCCAAGAAAGACAGTTGAAGCATCGTCAGCAGTCTGGAGATCAAGATGTTCTCATGGTGTCTTCAACTTCTCTAAGAACACTTGTGTTTGGTtcactatcatcatcatcatcagtcaAAATCCCTTGGGGAAACGAAGACTACTTAGTTTGTCAGAGCAGCGTGGACGGCCTCCTTTGTCTGTACGATACTGACCAACCTGGTTTTGTGGTGAACCCCACAACAGGATGGTATCGGCCTCTTCCTCTCTCGAGATTACAACAACTCATAATCGGCTTAGGAGACGGTTACTACAAGCTTGAACACGCAAACTTCGATCCTGGGTTCGGTAAAGACGAGTTCACAGGAACACACAAGCCCGTCTGGCTCTACAACTCTTTCGAAATAGGTCTTGAAAACGCTACCACGTGTGAGGTTTTCGACTTTCAGACCAACTCTTGGAGGTACGTCACACCCTCAGCTCCTTGTCGGATTCTCGGAGGTTTGCCCACTCCTGTGTTTGTAGATGGGTCGCTTCATTGGTTCACAGAGTGTGAAGAAACCAAGGTGTTGTCCTTCGATCTTCGCACTGAAACTTTTAAAGTCATCTCTAAAGCTCCCTTTGCATCCAATGAACGTCGTCAGTTGAATATTCTTTTGTGCAACCTCAACAACCGCTTGTGTGTATCTCAGAAGAAGAAGTTTGACCAAGTTATATGGTCGTTCAATTCATTCAACAAGACATGGGACAAGCTCTGGTCCATAGATATTAATCGAACTCGGCTTTCCTTTGGTTTCCCATCATTATGCGCTCTCTCACCACTAGCAATTTTtgtggagaaggagaagaagaagaagaagttgttGTTTTATGATCAGGGTGACAATCAAACGCTGGTGATACATGACCCTGAAACCCAATCACATGATGTTGCTTTTTCTGATAAATCCATTGGATATCCTGTTTGTTATTTTCCAAGTTTAATCTCTATTTGA